One window of the Piliocolobus tephrosceles isolate RC106 chromosome 17, ASM277652v3, whole genome shotgun sequence genome contains the following:
- the MPV17L gene encoding mpv17-like protein, with protein MAGWWSALSRAARRHPWPTNVLLLTNFSLVPVQWRTAYTGVCGFLWAIFVCFSQQSGDGTLKSAFTIFRTKWTSAIEGSPEK; from the exons ATGGCGGGCTGGTGGTCGGCATTGTCGCGCGCGGCCCGGCGCCACCCGTGGCCCACCAACGTACTGCTC CTGACCAACTTCAGCCTTGTTCCTGTTCAGTGGAGAACAGCTTACACTGGAGTCTGTGGTTTTCTCTGGGCCATCTTCGTCTGTTTTTCCCAGCAGAGTGGTGACGGCACATTGAAGTCAGCTTTCACCATTTTTCGTACAAAGTGGACCAGCGCCATAGAAGGGTCCCCAGAGAAATGA